DNA sequence from the Eulemur rufifrons isolate Redbay chromosome 6, OSU_ERuf_1, whole genome shotgun sequence genome:
CTAAGTagcctattattttctttttgatcagAGGTTCTCAGTTAttaccaaagagaagaaaaaatcgATCTCTGAAAATGCAGTAGAAAGTTGAATTACCTACTGGTAAAATTTTAAGACACCTTCTGAGTAAATACATGTCGctgcaattttattttgttttccttcaaaaGATTGAGTAACCATGGGGAGTAGATTATAGGTATTAATTGCAGAGTGAATTCTCTAAAGGCAGGAACTCCCATcccaaaataatattaaatatgattgTATGCAGAATCAGACATTGTGAGGGGATTACATCATAAATTGGTTTATGATCtttggaaaacaaataatttttaattggctATTTACATTGACTCCATGTAATTTTTAGCTTATTCTGAGTAGATATATAGCACACTACCAAATTATTGTTCTCCCCCTttgtcattttgtgtgtgtgtgtatctttttttttttttttttttttaagacagagtctcgctttgttgcccgggctagagtgagtgccgtggcgtcagtctagctcacagcaacctcaaactactgggcttaagtgatcctactgcctcagcctcccgagtagctgggactacaggcatgcgccaccatgcccggctaattttttgtatatatattttttagttgtccatgtaatttctttctatttttagtagagacggggtctcgctcttgctcaggctggtctcgaactcctgacctcgagcgatccacccgcctcggcctcccagagtgctaggattacaggcgtgagccaccgcgcccggcctgtgtgtgtatctatgtatgATTGGAGGCATAGAGAGCCTCCTCCTGACAGTGATGGTCTAGAACTGTTCCATGGCCATTTGTAACTCTCtgcaataaacaaaataacaaaaaaaaaaccaaataaacaaaaaaacaaaaatggaatactAACATTTCCCACTTTCAGTAAATACTAAACTCTATGGAAAATtgtatggagatgcctcaaagaactaaaagtagaactactaattgatccagcaatcccactactgagtatttacttaagggaaaaaaagacattctattaaaaagatatctgaatttgaatgtttatagcagcacaactcacaattgcaaagatgtggaaacaacccaagtgaccaccaatacatgagtggattaataaaatgtgatatatgtataccatagactactacacagccataaaaaatggtaaactaactcttgtattatcctggatggaactggagcccattattctaggtgaagtatcacaagaatgggaaaacaaacaccacatgtactcaccattaaatcggtactaatcgatcaacatttatgtgcacatatggaagtaacattcatcagatattgggcaggtgggagtggtgaggaggggatgggtaaagtcATATCTAATGTATGCCATGCAtgctgtctgggtgatgggcacacttgtatcTCTGACTCAGGTGGTCCAAAGGCAATTCATGTAAGCAAAGCATTCTGAACTTAAATAAAGTTCAGTGTAATATTCTGAACTTAAAAAaagttaatacaaaaataatcaaCACGATAGAAAGGAAgtcttcaagaaagaaaaaaacagacaaagatcTACAAGACTAATAGGTAACAACTAACACTATGGAATGGAAAATTTTTTCATGTctataaatactttaaatgtaaatgaatcgAACTCAATCAGAAGACATAGAGCATGGAAGGATACtaaaacacaacccaaatgtatgctgtctacaagaaacttaCTTTAGATTTAAGGACACACTGAGAATAAaagtaaaggaataaaaagagatattccatgcaaattatAACTAACAGACAGCAGGGTTGGCCATATTTACATTAGACAAAACAGGTTTTAATAATAAACTGTCAAAAGAGATAAAGACATTTTATAGCGAACTAATGGCCAGTAAACAAGGATTTGATGACTTCAAGGTGTTATTTCCAACTCTTCAATATCTTGGATTGAGTTTCATAGGTGGCTGCTCTTTGCccatagaaaatattaatgtttggGATTAAtttactatttgaaaataaaagaagagttGATTTCATATgagttaaaaatatgaaataacttaTTCAGAACAAATAAGATTTCTAAGACTATTAGAAAAGAACCGTAACAAATATATGGAGATTTTGACAAATAATACAGCAAATTTTGTAAGTCATGCATACATAATGCATTTCAGTAGGAATTTTCTTAATGCCACCATAACATCTTTGTTTCTCAGACAATATATCATGGGATTAAACATTGGGGTCACAATGGTGTAAAATAGAGAAAGGACTTTGTCCAATCCTGCCAAATGACTGGACTTTGGTCTCAAATATGTAATGATTCCCGATCCAAAAAATAAAGCCACAACCATGAGGTGGGAAGAACAGGTAGAGAAGGCTTTGGCTCGCCCAGTTGCTGATGGCAGTTTTAAGATGGATGAGATTATCTTCACATAAGATCCAAGTATCAGCATAAAAGGAATAGTGACAACTAGAACAGCAATAACATAAATTAACATCTCAATCAGAAAAGTGTCCCCACAGGCTAGTGTGAGTACTGGAGGTATGTCACAGAAAAAATGATTCAATTGGTTAGGTCCACAGAAGGGTAGAGAGAAGATCAGGTAGGTGAACCCTATATGTACTGGAACTCCACTGCTCCAACAGCCAGCTGCCAATTGGATACACAGCCTCTTGTTCATGACGAGAGGGTAGAGTAATGGGTTGCAAATTGCAACATACCTATCATAAGCCATTGTTGTCAAAATAAAGCATTCAGTGGCTCCGaagaccagaaaaaaatacatttgagtaGCACAAgccaaaaaggaaatatttctattttgtctaCAAAGATCTGTTAGTAATCTGGGAACAGTGACTGACACATAACAGatttccaaggaagaaaaattcCCAAGGAAAAAATACATGGGAGTCTGGAGGCAAGGATCAACCTTGGTTAATATGATAATGAGACTATTTCCTATCAGAATAATCACATAGATTACCAAAaacaccccaaaaagaaatccttgCAGGTTAGGAATGTCAGAAAAGCCAAGTAAGATGAATTCCATTAAGGTAGTGTGATTTTCCTGTGGGGGACTTTTTCCTGTGGATTccatttatgaataaaatgattttagCATTTAGAAGTCACttcaatcctctggcctcagctgcAAAACAGGACATATTGAATAGATGATTTCAAATCAATGACACAGTATTGAAacccagttttgtttgtttgcttgttttatatttttggaaatatattttcaaatctaATATCCTAAAATTCCAGGATGTAAATAggagaaataattctaaaatctatttttcctGCTCATAAGAAAGACTATCGATATGTGAATTAAAAAACACAGCAAAACAGACAGTAATAAACTAAGAGCAAAATATGTCAGGTAGCCTATTCTCAGGATAAGAGTTGCTTTACGTAAAAAACTAAAGTGTGAAATGTTTCTACGTCCTTATCAATCTGGTctccatttgatttttatttgtattttatctgtCTAGTAACTTCTAATTTACAATATGTTCATATCTCTCTTATATTTGGTTTGATGTTTCCCCTGTGAGTTGCATCCCAGATAACCT
Encoded proteins:
- the LOC138384955 gene encoding olfactory receptor 10AG1-like; translation: MESTGKSPPQENHTTLMEFILLGFSDIPNLQGFLFGVFLVIYVIILIGNSLIIILTKVDPCLQTPMYFFLGNFSSLEICYVSVTVPRLLTDLCRQNRNISFLACATQMYFFLVFGATECFILTTMAYDRYVAICNPLLYPLVMNKRLCIQLAAGCWSSGVPVHIGFTYLIFSLPFCGPNQLNHFFCDIPPVLTLACGDTFLIEMLIYVIAVLVVTIPFMLILGSYVKIISSILKLPSATGRAKAFSTCSSHLMVVALFFGSGIITYLRPKSSHLAGLDKVLSLFYTIVTPMFNPMIYCLRNKDVMVALRKFLLKCIMYA